The following coding sequences are from one Campylobacter sp. RM16187 window:
- a CDS encoding adenylate/guanylate cyclase domain-containing protein yields MVFDELKKCIQNTDKKELSKQLGYVREVNFSRALFNLERASSLDNFFGHGHFDWCHSSKTLILEIGKFFGLDILSDLDASSKLREEKEANNITVKILTDFKAKNEPILELKMLTDLQYISLYTLIDELCFKTKNEKLRIIGKFLANHTKAKPRLPVFGRIVRYEVEISGESFVFDIFGKVKP; encoded by the coding sequence ATGGTCTTTGATGAACTTAAAAAATGTATCCAAAATACTGATAAAAAGGAACTTAGTAAGCAACTAGGCTATGTAAGAGAAGTAAATTTTAGTAGAGCTTTGTTTAACTTGGAGCGTGCTAGTAGCTTAGATAACTTTTTTGGTCATGGACACTTTGACTGGTGTCATAGTTCAAAGACGTTGATTTTAGAGATTGGAAAGTTTTTTGGGCTTGATATTTTGAGTGATTTAGATGCATCTAGCAAGCTTAGAGAAGAAAAAGAGGCAAACAATATCACAGTTAAAATTTTAACAGATTTTAAAGCCAAAAATGAGCCGATATTAGAGTTAAAGATGCTTACAGACCTTCAATATATTAGCCTTTATACGCTAATTGATGAGCTTTGTTTTAAAACCAAGAATGAAAAGCTAAGAATAATTGGCAAATTTTTAGCAAATCATACCAAAGCCAAGCCAAGATTACCTGTTTTTGGTAGAATTGTGAGATATGAGGTTGAAATTTCGGGCGAGAGTTTTGTGTTTGATATATTCGGAAAGGTTAAGCCCTAA
- a CDS encoding helix-turn-helix domain-containing protein encodes MDLQTFKIRLKEIGITKREFADKLGLSYTTVNAWGSVQDFPKYVDLILEKWAKAENFDKMAEMFAKFENKS; translated from the coding sequence ATGGACTTACAAACATTCAAAATTAGACTTAAAGAGATCGGCATCACTAAAAGAGAATTTGCTGACAAACTAGGGCTTAGCTACACAACTGTTAACGCTTGGGGTTCAGTTCAAGATTTCCCGAAATATGTTGATTTAATACTTGAAAAATGGGCTAAAGCTGAGAATTTTGACAAAATGGCTGAAATGTTTGCCAAATTTGAAAATAAAAGCTAG
- a CDS encoding patatin-like phospholipase family protein, which produces MKILTLDGGGVRGFLTACILENIEKILNTKDESKKSLGEYFDLIAGTSTGAIIAGLLAIGKRADDIKALYQKDIPEIFSKKTKRFFFTPGTKYKKDILKQKAKEYFGELTFEDVKTHLLVTAVDIVRMEPRLYKSKYNDSNISRSDEKLYSAILASVSAPTYFEVEMDLKHSTNLIDGGIVANNPSLIALSDALSFCDNDIGTSGITLLSVGTGKFSMLPYNPNSLKNTIIKWLLPNAPLVEILLNTQSELAEFQTKTFMKQIGYENGYKRINPQLKMKMRLDDAKDINNLLNFSSLDGSDTNWIIKKLL; this is translated from the coding sequence ATGAAAATATTAACATTAGACGGTGGTGGAGTTAGGGGTTTTCTAACGGCTTGCATATTAGAAAATATAGAAAAAATTTTAAATACCAAAGATGAATCAAAAAAATCACTGGGTGAATACTTTGACTTAATTGCTGGAACGTCAACCGGTGCAATAATTGCTGGCTTATTGGCAATCGGCAAAAGAGCAGACGACATAAAAGCTTTATACCAAAAGGATATTCCTGAAATTTTTTCAAAAAAAACAAAAAGATTTTTCTTCACACCTGGAACTAAATATAAAAAAGATATCCTTAAGCAAAAAGCCAAGGAATACTTCGGTGAACTTACATTTGAAGATGTAAAAACGCATTTACTTGTAACTGCTGTAGATATTGTAAGAATGGAACCGAGACTATATAAATCAAAATATAATGATTCAAATATTTCTAGATCAGACGAGAAGCTATATAGTGCGATTTTGGCTTCAGTCTCTGCTCCAACCTATTTTGAGGTAGAGATGGATTTAAAGCACTCTACAAATTTAATAGATGGTGGCATAGTTGCCAATAATCCATCCTTAATAGCACTCTCTGATGCGCTTTCGTTTTGTGATAATGATATAGGTACTAGCGGAATAACATTGCTTTCGGTAGGAACCGGTAAGTTTTCAATGCTTCCATATAACCCTAATAGTTTAAAAAATACTATAATAAAATGGCTATTGCCAAATGCTCCACTGGTAGAAATTTTACTCAATACTCAATCTGAGTTAGCAGAATTTCAAACCAAAACTTTTATGAAGCAGATAGGTTATGAAAACGGTTATAAAAGGATTAATCCTCAACTAAAAATGAAGATGAGGTTGGATGACGCTAAAGATATAAATAACTTATTAAATTTTTCTAGTTTAGATGGTAGTGATACTAATTGGATAATTAAAAAATTATTGTAA
- the petP gene encoding cytochrome b6-f complex subunit PetP: MSRIVKPLTDKQIREAKPKDKDYKLTDGDGLGLIVSKTGRKRWVFAY; this comes from the coding sequence ATGTCAAGAATAGTAAAGCCCCTTACCGATAAGCAGATAAGAGAAGCCAAGCCTAAGGACAAAGATTACAAGCTTACAGACGGCGACGGCTTAGGGCTAATCGTAAGCAAGACAGGGCGCAAACGCTGGGTATTTGCTTATTAG
- a CDS encoding phage antirepressor KilAC domain-containing protein: MSAIVAFNNLNLEVIEYQDTWALSDRQVAQGFGVTQNAIQQQRTKGATEYIKGVHYYYKDMYNDGKGGLADTPVGSTRVYQKPQKMVFWTKKGVITLGFKLTETPQTILFRDWASDYILNGQNNPASIQDVLADPRAVAKILLDYADTQDKNKYLEAKIKADEPYVDYGRTVEATDGCILIGTYAKTLCNQHQGINTGRTRIFQIMRELKILQSNNEPYQEYLDKDYLRYIPCVYKKPNGEKVQGFTPMITPKGQVRLTEKIIGAIKAKNMPREVKI, encoded by the coding sequence ATGAGCGCAATAGTAGCATTTAACAATCTAAATTTAGAGGTTATTGAGTATCAAGACACTTGGGCTTTATCAGACAGACAAGTGGCTCAAGGTTTTGGCGTAACTCAAAACGCAATACAGCAACAAAGAACCAAAGGAGCGACCGAATACATAAAGGGAGTGCATTATTATTACAAAGATATGTATAACGACGGTAAAGGCGGACTAGCAGACACCCCAGTGGGATCTACTAGGGTGTATCAAAAGCCTCAAAAAATGGTATTTTGGACTAAAAAAGGAGTTATTACTCTTGGATTTAAATTGACCGAAACGCCACAGACGATTTTATTCAGAGATTGGGCTAGTGATTACATACTAAACGGACAAAACAACCCTGCAAGCATTCAAGACGTCTTAGCAGACCCGCGAGCGGTAGCCAAAATTCTTTTAGACTACGCCGACACACAAGATAAAAACAAATATCTCGAAGCTAAAATAAAAGCCGATGAGCCTTACGTAGATTACGGGCGAACGGTAGAGGCTACTGACGGGTGCATTTTAATAGGAACATACGCTAAAACGCTTTGCAACCAACATCAGGGCATAAATACAGGGAGAACGCGTATTTTTCAAATAATGCGAGAGTTGAAAATTTTGCAATCAAACAACGAGCCTTATCAAGAATATTTAGATAAAGACTATCTGCGCTACATTCCGTGCGTATACAAAAAGCCAAACGGCGAAAAAGTTCAGGGGTTTACTCCGATGATAACACCCAAAGGACAAGTAAGGCTAACCGAGAAAATAATCGGGGCGATAAAAGCTAAAAATATGCCCCGTGAAGTCAAAATTTAA
- a CDS encoding type II toxin-antitoxin system RelE/ParE family toxin, with protein MQVKFKERFFDELNTISDFIKLDSEARAINFVDELMDRCFGLKELPNAHRPSQKVKCDNARDLIFKGYVIPYLINNDEILILGIYKANKWEA; from the coding sequence ATGCAGGTAAAATTTAAAGAGCGTTTCTTTGATGAACTTAATACAATAAGCGACTTTATCAAGCTTGACAGCGAAGCAAGAGCGATTAATTTCGTTGATGAGCTTATGGATAGGTGCTTTGGATTAAAAGAGCTGCCAAACGCACACAGACCAAGCCAAAAAGTCAAGTGTGATAATGCAAGAGATTTAATCTTTAAAGGCTATGTTATTCCATACCTGATAAACAATGATGAGATTTTGATATTAGGCATTTACAAAGCTAATAAATGGGAAGCGTGA
- a CDS encoding cyclic GMP-AMP synthase DncV-like nucleotidyltransferase, translating into MVDCNSELNKFYNEKVRLGNLWNTLGKYRDINLDRLKNGLRNNNSPAYNDTISQGSYSMKTIVQHVNNDYDIDVGVVFDNSKIGNMTSKDIKDMVYRAIQDDRFQKAPEVLKNCVRVYYSEGHHVDMAIYRKKDDRQELASSDWEESNPEEIVEWFNNAVIRKSPDDSNGRQLRRIVRFLKFWSISRNTWDMPSGLILTILAVECYVPIKARDDQSLYETLKKIKNRLQYNKSILNPLNSKEIANSDKHKRRVENLYDKLRALFDEYLSELELTKDKKKALMIWGKFFNSDFFDECIKNLSCSTIISTPSKPWRI; encoded by the coding sequence ATGGTCGATTGCAACAGCGAGTTAAATAAATTCTACAACGAAAAAGTAAGGCTTGGTAACTTGTGGAATACTCTTGGAAAGTATAGAGATATAAATTTAGATAGGCTAAAGAATGGTTTGCGGAACAATAATAGTCCTGCTTATAACGATACGATAAGTCAGGGGTCGTATTCCATGAAGACAATAGTTCAACATGTTAATAATGATTACGACATAGATGTAGGCGTTGTCTTTGATAACTCAAAAATAGGAAATATGACTTCGAAAGATATCAAAGATATGGTTTATAGGGCGATACAAGATGATAGATTTCAAAAAGCACCAGAGGTACTAAAAAATTGTGTTCGTGTGTATTATAGCGAAGGACATCATGTTGATATGGCTATATATAGAAAAAAGGATGATAGGCAAGAATTGGCAAGTTCTGATTGGGAAGAATCAAATCCTGAAGAAATTGTTGAGTGGTTTAATAATGCCGTTATAAGAAAAAGCCCAGACGATAGCAATGGAAGACAACTTAGAAGAATAGTTAGGTTTTTAAAATTTTGGTCTATTAGTAGGAATACCTGGGATATGCCTAGTGGGCTAATTTTGACAATATTGGCAGTAGAATGTTATGTGCCCATAAAAGCTCGTGACGATCAATCACTTTATGAGACTCTTAAAAAAATAAAAAATAGGCTGCAATATAATAAATCTATTTTAAATCCTCTAAATTCAAAAGAAATAGCAAATAGCGATAAGCATAAAAGAAGAGTAGAAAATTTATACGATAAGTTGCGAGCTTTGTTTGATGAGTATTTATCGGAATTGGAATTAACAAAGGATAAAAAGAAGGCATTGATGATATGGGGAAAATTTTTTAATAGTGATTTTTTTGATGAATGTATTAAGAATTTATCTTGCTCAACAATTATATCAACTCCAAGTAAGCCATGGCGGATATAG
- a CDS encoding helix-turn-helix domain-containing protein → MRPTFEDFKEKALKRSEVKKEYDRLEIEFELKLKLIKIRKAANLTQEEMASRMNTSKSNISRLESLNSKISPTISTLNAYANAAGYRLDVNFVR, encoded by the coding sequence ATGAGACCAACATTTGAGGACTTTAAAGAAAAAGCTCTAAAAAGAAGCGAGGTAAAAAAAGAATACGATAGGCTGGAGATTGAGTTTGAGTTAAAACTAAAGCTTATAAAGATTAGAAAAGCCGCAAATTTGACGCAAGAGGAGATGGCTAGTAGAATGAATACTAGTAAAAGCAACATCTCAAGATTAGAGAGCCTAAACTCTAAAATTTCACCAACAATCTCTACTTTAAATGCCTATGCAAATGCTGCAGGATATAGGCTTGATGTAAATTTTGTTCGTTAG
- a CDS encoding aspartate carbamoyltransferase — MEILPYINKILAETPEVKIDTIRASFFKNAIAQKHFSKLDILKSIAKNHGLKWRKMQDKKEIKIVSRYEFRGLKIINIYELEDMSIFYATTKSLNNCDKKAVIEFYGLRQYHKPAPPLDLITELLSAVNNVSNIDLCFDSQKPFNLEAFEIQTYQNTHYIKNELGVLERVYFYDKALKNNLNLPLYRVEATTPIIDFNKPAPLSKFDRLDLQLRRAVNDFKEIITLATLEKPTNASYKANNNKRELRA; from the coding sequence GTGGAAATATTACCCTACATTAACAAAATCTTAGCTGAAACTCCAGAGGTAAAAATCGATACTATTCGAGCCAGCTTTTTTAAAAATGCAATTGCACAAAAGCACTTTAGTAAGCTTGATATTTTAAAAAGCATAGCCAAAAATCACGGGCTAAAATGGCGCAAAATGCAAGACAAAAAAGAGATTAAGATCGTGAGCCGTTATGAATTTAGAGGACTGAAAATCATCAATATTTACGAACTAGAGGATATGAGCATATTTTACGCCACTACAAAAAGCCTAAATAACTGCGATAAAAAAGCCGTTATTGAGTTTTACGGGCTAAGGCAATACCATAAACCAGCCCCGCCACTTGACCTCATCACAGAGCTCTTAAGTGCAGTTAATAATGTTTCTAATATTGATTTATGTTTTGATAGCCAAAAGCCTTTTAATTTGGAAGCATTTGAAATACAAACCTACCAAAACACACACTACATAAAAAACGAGCTTGGCGTGCTTGAACGCGTATATTTTTATGATAAAGCTCTAAAAAATAATCTCAATTTGCCACTGTATCGCGTAGAAGCTACCACGCCGATTATCGATTTTAATAAACCAGCTCCATTAAGCAAATTTGATCGTCTTGATCTGCAATTACGCCGAGCCGTGAACGACTTCAAAGAGATAATTACCCTAGCTACTCTTGAAAAGCCTACAAACGCCTCTTACAAAGCGAACAACAATAAAAGAGAGCTAAGGGCATAA
- a CDS encoding type II toxin-antitoxin system prevent-host-death family antitoxin, whose translation MQTIQANVTASISELKKSPAQVIKQAGDEVVAILSHNVPSAYLVPSAVYEGMVEMMEDYKLIKEVKTALNSKEKPIKVKFDEL comes from the coding sequence ATGCAAACAATTCAAGCAAATGTTACAGCTAGCATTAGCGAGTTAAAGAAATCGCCTGCACAAGTTATTAAGCAAGCGGGCGACGAAGTAGTAGCCATATTAAGCCATAATGTGCCGAGTGCTTATTTAGTGCCGAGTGCAGTATATGAGGGTATGGTTGAGATGATGGAGGATTATAAACTTATCAAAGAGGTAAAAACAGCATTAAACAGCAAAGAAAAGCCGATAAAAGTAAAATTTGATGAGCTATGA
- a CDS encoding tyrosine-type recombinase/integrase, whose amino-acid sequence MLISPDTGKPNNTGLGNYPALSLAEAREKRTELKKLVMSGADPITDKKRAKAQRISDHNCSFEKVFNEWLELEAKSILPQTLKTKRGRIENHVMPILKDRGIKSITHAEIAVILKEVSKATPQTAEIINQILNRVFLFAVSSGYTDINIMGNIDAKSIIPKTKVEHYAKLTEREDLKAFFNSIYDYPHFETIKNAMKLCLHLPLRAAPLSRLKWKYFDLEKRILTIPRAEQKIKRSEIGDFKLPLSDEVMRILQDQARLSRAYEYIFINSHFKDCIHKDTATNAIKGFDFRDRQTGRVVTLHSLRGIFMTQAFNNMQKHKVSKEAIKKVLDHLHGDRVDLSYSEKADFLDELKILLDWWSDYILDIKYN is encoded by the coding sequence TTGCTTATTAGTCCAGACACGGGCAAACCAAACAATACGGGGCTAGGCAATTACCCTGCTTTATCATTGGCGGAAGCTAGAGAAAAGCGAACCGAGCTTAAAAAGCTGGTAATGAGCGGAGCAGACCCGATAACCGACAAGAAGCGCGCCAAAGCTCAAAGAATAAGCGATCATAACTGTAGCTTTGAAAAAGTCTTTAATGAGTGGCTGGAGCTAGAAGCTAAGAGCATATTGCCACAGACGCTAAAGACAAAGCGAGGGCGCATAGAAAATCACGTAATGCCGATACTAAAAGACAGAGGCATAAAAAGCATAACTCACGCCGAAATAGCGGTAATACTCAAAGAAGTATCAAAGGCAACCCCACAGACTGCCGAGATAATCAATCAAATTTTAAACCGCGTCTTTTTATTTGCCGTATCAAGTGGCTACACTGATATTAATATTATGGGCAATATTGACGCTAAGTCAATCATACCCAAAACAAAGGTGGAGCATTACGCCAAATTGACCGAGCGTGAGGACTTAAAAGCCTTTTTTAACTCTATTTACGACTACCCACATTTTGAGACGATTAAAAACGCGATGAAGCTATGCCTACACTTACCGCTAAGGGCTGCGCCGTTATCGCGCCTAAAATGGAAATATTTTGATCTTGAAAAAAGAATTTTAACAATACCGAGAGCCGAGCAAAAAATCAAACGTAGCGAAATAGGCGATTTTAAATTGCCGTTAAGCGATGAGGTTATGCGAATACTCCAAGATCAAGCCAGACTAAGCAGAGCATACGAATACATTTTTATTAACTCACACTTTAAAGACTGCATTCACAAAGACACGGCCACAAATGCGATTAAGGGCTTTGATTTTAGAGATAGACAGACGGGGCGGGTGGTAACGCTCCATAGCTTACGGGGTATTTTTATGACGCAAGCGTTTAATAATATGCAAAAGCACAAAGTAAGCAAAGAAGCTATTAAAAAAGTGCTTGATCATCTACACGGCGATAGAGTGGACTTAAGCTATTCAGAAAAAGCCGACTTTTTAGACGAGCTTAAAATCCTGCTTGACTGGTGGAGCGATTACATATTAGACATAAAATATAATTAA
- a CDS encoding type II toxin-antitoxin system RelE family toxin yields MSYELEFLPSALKEWQKLDNNIKAQFKKKLSARLANPRVAKDKLHGFDDIYKIKLKDAGYRLAYQVKDKEIIILVLVVGKRENNQVYNTLKERVKK; encoded by the coding sequence ATGAGCTATGAATTGGAGTTTTTGCCAAGTGCCTTAAAAGAGTGGCAAAAGCTAGATAACAACATAAAGGCACAATTTAAAAAGAAATTATCCGCTAGACTTGCAAACCCAAGAGTAGCAAAAGACAAACTACACGGATTTGACGACATCTACAAAATAAAACTCAAAGACGCAGGCTATCGCCTAGCCTATCAAGTAAAAGACAAAGAAATAATAATTCTTGTCTTAGTGGTAGGCAAAAGAGAAAATAACCAAGTATATAACACGCTAAAAGAGAGAGTTAAAAAGTGA
- a CDS encoding ATP-binding protein, whose translation MLNLIEQYQERFLKNFNTTYRRYLYNEINFNEKLIGIVGARGTGKTTMLFQKLIKLKSQNKKALYISLDYPFLGSTSLSELAFEFVDSGGEYLLLDEVHKYEDFAAHLKTIYDMSPLNVIFTGSSAVSILNAKSDLSRRVSVFSLEGLSFREFLELESGMTIDKFSLETILKEHQVIANDLKIKLGQFKKYLKFGYYPFYFNKQSSYYESLLNTINLSIDVDLTSLGLVEQKYTYKLKKLLEVVCQSEPFEVNYTKIAALAEISRAKLYDYIVYLNDARLVNMIDEQSRGLSKLVKPAKIYMNNTNLIYAYGDDCKAGTIRETFFANQLKVKHRLNIPKQGDFIVDDKFIFEVGGKNKGFEQIKDISNSYIAADEIEAGSGNKIPLWLFGLLY comes from the coding sequence ATGTTAAATTTAATAGAACAGTATCAAGAAAGATTTCTTAAAAATTTTAATACGACATACAGGCGTTATTTATACAATGAAATCAATTTTAACGAAAAGCTTATCGGTATAGTAGGGGCTCGTGGTACCGGTAAGACAACAATGCTATTTCAAAAGCTGATTAAATTAAAATCTCAAAACAAAAAGGCTCTATACATAAGTCTTGATTATCCATTTTTAGGCTCTACCAGTCTTAGCGAACTTGCCTTTGAGTTTGTAGATAGCGGCGGCGAATATCTGTTGCTAGATGAAGTGCATAAATATGAAGATTTTGCTGCACATCTAAAAACTATATATGATATGAGCCCTTTAAATGTGATTTTTACCGGTTCATCGGCAGTCAGCATACTAAATGCAAAAAGCGATTTATCTCGTAGAGTTAGCGTATTTAGCTTAGAGGGGCTTAGTTTTAGAGAGTTTTTAGAGCTTGAAAGCGGTATGACGATAGATAAATTTAGCCTAGAAACCATACTAAAAGAGCATCAAGTAATCGCAAATGATCTAAAAATAAAGCTAGGTCAATTTAAAAAATATCTTAAATTTGGCTACTATCCATTTTACTTCAATAAGCAAAGCTCATACTACGAGAGCTTACTAAATACGATTAATCTAAGCATAGACGTAGATCTAACGTCCCTGGGGCTAGTTGAGCAAAAATACACATATAAGCTCAAAAAACTGCTTGAAGTGGTTTGCCAAAGCGAGCCGTTTGAAGTTAATTACACTAAAATCGCAGCTCTTGCCGAGATAAGTAGAGCTAAACTATATGATTATATCGTCTATTTAAACGATGCAAGGCTGGTAAATATGATAGATGAGCAAAGTAGGGGACTTAGCAAACTAGTAAAGCCGGCAAAAATATATATGAATAATACAAATTTAATTTACGCTTACGGCGATGATTGTAAGGCGGGCACCATAAGAGAGACTTTTTTTGCTAATCAACTAAAGGTAAAACATAGGCTAAATATCCCAAAACAAGGTGACTTTATAGTAGATGATAAATTTATATTTGAAGTGGGCGGTAAAAATAAGGGCTTTGAGCAGATAAAGGATATCTCAAACTCATATATAGCTGCTGATGAAATAGAGGCAGGAAGTGGCAATAAGATACCGCTTTGGCTATTTGGATTGTTGTATTAG
- a CDS encoding tyrosine-type recombinase/integrase — MAINKLDYKKVETCLFMHKEKPNVFLLRKVIGSKYFTKVLTLDTRSGWGKREYKNEAKKELVKWLDGVTKQVKGLKFKDTTKVNDLFELWKGKKDINKKSVASDIAFYETYLQDGIGKEIVVDVIAAQIDNVIHNLMHDGKFNKTIGKVQVLSKRTAYDNTRRILGEMFDIALRNQLIAVNPCALLTKIAKTTRKTIVKDAVGKFYKLKTAILELYKDDPFWRGFFLFCLYGRRKGEVVGLKWENVDLENNVYYLIDTKNGNDYKKPLPFLVKEAIMQIPADRRSLVFASPKTGETIKNTDRQKMRLDKFVGFDDFKLHGTRHISGSALEELGANSDIIKDHLTHKRDGVTYKNYVTYDTYINSCKALEMLEGIDE, encoded by the coding sequence ATGGCTATTAATAAACTTGATTATAAAAAAGTTGAAACTTGCTTGTTCATGCATAAAGAAAAACCAAACGTCTTTTTGCTAAGAAAGGTTATCGGCAGCAAATACTTCACAAAAGTGCTTACGCTAGATACTCGTAGCGGATGGGGCAAGAGAGAATACAAAAATGAAGCCAAAAAAGAACTCGTCAAGTGGCTAGATGGCGTAACTAAGCAGGTAAAGGGGCTGAAATTTAAAGATACCACTAAGGTTAATGATTTGTTTGAGCTGTGGAAAGGCAAAAAAGATATCAACAAAAAGTCCGTCGCTAGCGACATCGCTTTTTATGAGACATATTTGCAAGACGGTATCGGCAAAGAGATCGTAGTAGACGTTATAGCTGCCCAAATAGACAATGTTATCCATAATCTAATGCACGATGGAAAATTTAATAAAACAATAGGAAAAGTGCAGGTATTATCAAAGCGCACAGCATATGATAATACAAGGCGAATTTTAGGCGAGATGTTTGACATAGCGCTTCGCAATCAGCTGATAGCGGTAAATCCTTGCGCTCTGCTAACTAAAATAGCTAAAACGACTAGAAAAACGATAGTAAAAGATGCGGTCGGTAAATTTTATAAGCTAAAAACGGCTATTTTGGAGCTCTATAAGGACGATCCGTTTTGGAGAGGATTTTTCTTGTTTTGTTTGTATGGTAGACGAAAAGGAGAAGTTGTTGGCTTAAAATGGGAAAATGTCGATCTAGAAAATAACGTATATTATTTAATAGATACTAAAAATGGAAACGACTATAAAAAGCCGCTTCCTTTTCTTGTAAAAGAGGCGATAATGCAAATACCTGCGGATAGAAGAAGTCTAGTATTTGCAAGCCCAAAAACGGGCGAAACTATTAAAAATACTGATAGGCAAAAGATGAGACTAGACAAATTTGTAGGTTTTGATGATTTTAAGTTACACGGCACTAGGCATATAAGTGGTTCCGCGCTTGAAGAGCTTGGTGCGAATAGTGACATTATTAAAGATCATTTAACTCACAAAAGAGATGGTGTTACATATAAAAATTACGTAACTTACGATACCTATATAAATAGCTGTAAGGCTCTTGAGATGTTGGAGGGTATAGATGAATAA
- a CDS encoding type II toxin-antitoxin system RelE/ParE family toxin, translating into MAKEVGLNLGIPHSAPLGNGLFEFRTKGKGGIARSVFVNVINREIAILHTLIKKSDAIPKKDMKIIMQRAKEIK; encoded by the coding sequence ATGGCAAAAGAGGTTGGACTAAATTTGGGCATACCACATAGTGCTCCTCTTGGAAACGGGCTATTTGAGTTTAGGACAAAAGGCAAAGGAGGTATTGCAAGAAGTGTCTTTGTAAACGTCATAAATAGAGAAATAGCGATTTTGCATACGTTGATTAAAAAATCAGACGCTATCCCTAAAAAAGATATGAAGATCATTATGCAAAGAGCAAAGGAGATAAAATGA
- a CDS encoding helix-turn-helix transcriptional regulator, whose product MKQTELKPKYLRASQIAQIYGIGLSTVWYFAKQGFLRPIKFSKNITFFDPSEVEAFFMRKGA is encoded by the coding sequence ATGAAGCAAACCGAACTAAAACCAAAATACTTAAGAGCGTCGCAAATCGCACAGATTTACGGCATAGGATTAAGCACAGTGTGGTATTTTGCTAAACAAGGCTTTTTAAGACCTATCAAATTTAGCAAAAATATTACCTTTTTTGACCCCTCCGAAGTAGAGGCGTTTTTTATGAGAAAGGGCGCGTAA